The genomic stretch CCTCGATGCGCCAGGACGACGACCCCAGGAGGAAGACGTCGCCCACCCGCGACTCGTAGACCATCTCCTCGTCGAGCTCGCCGACCCGCCGGCCGCCGGTCCCCTCCCCGCCGACGAGGAAGACGCCGAACAGCCCGCGGTCGGGGATCGTGCCGCCGCTGGTGACCGCCAGCCGCTGCGCGCCGGCCCGGGCGGTGAGGGTGTCGGTGACGCGGTCCCAGGTGAGGCGGGGCCGCAGCTCGGCGAAGGCATCGGAGGGATAGCGACCGGCGAGCATGTCGAGGACGGCATGCAGCGCCGACTCGGGCAGCGAGGAGAACGCCGCTGACCGCCGCACGAGCGCGCCCACCTCGTCGACCGTGCGCGGCCGCTCGCTGACGATCGCCACGATCTGCTGGGCCAGCACGTCGAGCGGGTTGCGCAGGTAGCGGATCGACTCGATCGCCCCGGCCTTCATCCGCTCGGCCACGAGCGCGCACTGCACCAGATCGCCACGGAACTTCGGGAACAGCACACCGCGGCTCACCGCACCGACCTGGTGACCGGCCCGCCCGACCCGCTGCAGTCCGGAGGCGACGGTCGGTGGCGCCTCGACCTGGACGACGAGGTCGACCGCGCCCATGTCGATGCCGAGTTCCAGGCTGGAGGTCGCGACGACGGCCGGCAGGCGACCGGACTTCAGCGCCTCCTCGACCACCGCGCGCTGCTCGCGGGAGACCGAGCCGTGGTGCGCGGCCGCCACCGGCTGCACGCCCTCGGGCACGCCCCCGCCTGATCCCGCCTGGGCCATGAGTGCCGCGGCGTTGGTGCCCGGGGGCACAGCATCGCCGGTGGCACGTTCGTAGGCCAGCTCGTTGAGCCGGCTGGTCAGCCGCTCGGCGAGGCGCCGCGAGTTGGCGAACACGATCGTGCTGCGGTGCGCCTGGACGAGGTCGAGCACCCGTTCCTCGACGGCCGGCCAGATCGACGACCTGGGCTGATTGCCGGCTGCCGAGCCCTCCAGTTCGCCGGTGGGCTGCCCCAGCGCGCTCATGTCCTCGACCGGCACGACGACCGAGAGGTCCCACTCCTTCACCGACGGCGGGGCGACGACGCGGACCGGGCGGCCACCGGCGAGGTAGGTCGACACCTCCTCGATCGGGCGGACGGTGGCCGACAGGCCGATCCGCTGCGCCGGGCGGTCGAGGAGTTCGTCGAGCCGGTCGAGGGAGACGGCGAGGTGGGCGCCGCGCTTGGTGTCGGCGACGGCGTGCACCTCGTCGACGATGACGGTCTCGACCCCGCGCAGCGCCTCGCGGGCCGCGCTGGTCAGCAGCAGGAACAGCGACTCGGGCGTGGTGATCAGGATGTCGGTGGGCCGCCGCGTGAAGGCCCGCCGCTCGTCGGCGGGAGTGTCGCCGGACCGGATGCCCACCCGGATCTCGGGGCGGGCGAGCCCGAGCCGGGCGGCGGCCTGTCCGATGCCGGCGAGCGGGGCCCGCAGGTTGCGTTCGACGTCCACCGCCAGCGCCTTGAGCGGGGAGACGTAGAGGACCCGGCAGCGTGCCTGCTCGTCGACGGGGGGCGGGGATGCGGCCAGCCGGTCGAGGGACCACAGGAAGGCCGCCAGCGTCTTCCCCGACCCCGTGGGCGCGACGACGAGGGCGTGCTCACCGCTGCTGATCGCGTCCCAGGCACCGTCCTGCGCGGCGGTGGGCCGGACGAACGCACCGGTGAACCAGGCCCGGGTGGCCTCGGAGAACCGGTCGAGAGCTGACACGCTGTCGAGTGTCCCCGGCAGGTACGACACTTCGCCGGTCGGCGACTGCCCGTCGCCGTGGGATGCACCCGTCCGTGGAGGCCCGAGTGGACATCGTCGACCCCCGTCGCAGGACCGGCTACGTCCTCGAGCGGGAGGACGACTTCGCCGGTCCCGACCTCGACCGCTCGCTGTGGTTCCCCCACCACCTGCCGCAGTGGAGCTCGCGGGACCAGGCCGCCGCGCGCTACCGGCTGGACGCCGGCCTGCTGCGGCTCGTCGTCGAGGCGGACCAGCCACCGTGGTGCCCCGAGTTCGACGGAGGCACGCGGGTCTCCTCGTTGCAGACCGGCGTGTTCTCGGGGCCGGCCGGCAGCGTCGTCGGGCAGCACCGCTTCACGGCCTCCGCCGTCGTCCGCGAGCCGCAGGACGAGCAGCGGCTCTTCGTGCCGCAGTACGGCTTCTTCGAGATGCGGGCGCGGGTCGGCGACGACCCGAACGGCATGGCGGCGCTGTGGATGATCGGCTTCGAGGACCGGCCGGAGCGGTCGGCGGAGATCTGCGTCTTCGAGATCTTCGGCCGGGATGTCGCGCCCGGCCGGAGCGGAGTCGGCATGGGCGTGCACCCGTTCGGCGCCCCGACCCTCACCGACCGGTTCAGCCGCCCCGTCCTGCCCATCGACGCGCGCGACTTCCACGTCTACGCCGTGGAGTGGGCGCCCGGGCACGTCGCCTTCTTCGTCGACGCGGCCGTGATCACCGTCGTCGAGCAGTCACCGGCCTATCCGATGCAGTTCATGCTCGGCACGTACGCGTTCCCCGCCGACGACGGCTCGCCGCCGCCCGGGCCGTATCCGAAGGAGTTCGTCGTCGACAGCTTCCGGGCGTACCGCCGCACGGACCCCTGAGTCCGGCACACTGCCGCCCATGCTCCCTCCGCCCACGCCGCCGGCGACCGACGTCGATGCGGTCGCCGTCCAGCGCCGGACGGTCGGCGTCCTCAGCGCCGGCGTCGCCCTGGGTGGCCTCGGCGTCACCGTGGGCATCACCGTCGGCGGGCTGCTGGCTCGCGACGTCGCCGGCACCGACAGCGCCGCCGGTCTCGGGACGACGGCCGGCGTGCTCGGCGCGGCTTTCCTCGCCGTCCCGCTGGCACGGATCAGCGATCGGGGCGGCCGCCGGGCGGGGCTCGCCGCGGGGTACGCCGTCGCCGTCCTCGGGGCGCTCGTGACCGTCGTCGCCGCCGCGCTGTCGTCGCTCCCGTTGCTGCTCGTGGGGCTGTTCGGATTCGGGGCGGCGACCGCCTGCGGCCTGCAGGCCCGCTACGCCGCCGCCGACCTGGCCTCGCCGGAGCGCCGTGGTCGTGACCTCTCCCTGGTGGTCTGGGCGACCACCGTCGGCTCGGTGCTGGGGCCGAACCTGGCCGGCCCCGGCGCCGATCTCGGCCGCTGGCTCGGTCTCCCGCCACTGGGCGGCGCCTTCGTGGTGCCCGCGGCCGTGCTCGCCGTGGTCGCCGGCGGGCTGCTCCTGCTGCTCCGTCCCGACCCGCTGCTCCTCGCGCGCCGGCTCGGCGGGGTCGCCACCGGGCCTCGCCCGCGCCGCGCCACCGGAGCCGCCCTCCGCTCGGTCTGGGCCTCGCCTCCGGGACGCCTGGGTCTGACGTCCGTCGTGGTGTCCCACTCGGTGATGGTCGGCGTCATGGTGATGACCCCGGTGCACATGGGCCACGCCGGCGGGGCCGAGGGGACGACGCTGCGCCTGATCGGCCTGGTGATCAGCGTGCACGTGGCCGGTATGTACCTGTTCTCACCGCTGGTCGGTGTGCTGGCCGACCGGGTGGGCCGTCGGGCCACCGTGGCCATCGGTGGCGGGCTGCTGCTCGCCGCCGCGGCGCTGTCCGGGACGGCGTCCTCCGGTGCCGCGCTGCAGCTGGGCGTCGGCCTCTTCCTCCTCGGGCTCGGCTGGTCCTGCGGCCTGATCGCCGGATCGACGCTGGTCACCGAGTCGGTGTCGGCCGCCGAGCGCCCGACCGCGCAGGGCGGCACCGACCTGCTCATGGGGCTGGGCGCGGCTGTCGCCGGCGTCGTGGGCGGGCCGCTGCTGGCCGTCGGTGGCTTCGGCCTGGTGACCGGGGTGTCCGCCGCTCTGGTCCTGCCGCTGGTGGCCGTGTGGGTCAGGGGCCCCAGCGGTCGCGGTAGTTCCTGATCAGCAGGACGACGAGCACGAGCATCGCGAGGACGATGCCGATCTGCAGGACGAGGTCGAGGGTCTCGTTTCCCGTGCCGGGGATCACGCCCCCGAGCGTAGGCCGCCGCCGCGCTGCGGCAGGGGTTAGCGTCTGGGCGTGCGCCTGCAGGATTTCCGGTCCCGGATGGACCGCCAGTTCGGATCGATGCGGGCCGAGAGCCTGGTCCGGGACCACGTGTTCGCCGCTCTCGGTGGGCGGACGGCGCTGGAGGCCATCGACGCCGGGCTGCCGGTCCGGGCGGTGTGGCTGGCCATCTGCGAGGAGTACGACGTGCCCAAGAAGGAGCGCTGACGCGACCGCTGGGTCGGTTGTGCCGGCTGTGCCGCGGGGCGGCGTGTCGGCCTGGCAGTCGAACACGTGTTCGGCCTACAGTGGCGTCCACAGGCCGGTCGGCTCTCCACAGGTCCGCCTGCAATCTGAAAACTGTCGGTGCCCGGTCCTAGCGTCGGTCCCGACCCGCTTCCCCCGCGAACCGAAGGACCCCCCATGGCAACGCTCGACCGCGACAAGGCCCTCGACATGGCCCTCGCCCAGATCGACAAGCAGTTCGGCAAGGGCTCGGTCATGCGCCTCGGCGACAACGCCGCTCAGCCGATCAAGGTCATCCCGACCGGCTCGATCGCCCTCGACATCGCGCTGGGCATCGGTGGGCTGCCCCGCGGCCGCGTCATCGAGGTGTACGGCCCCGAGTCCTCCGGCAAGACCACCGTGGCCCTGCACGCAGTGGCCAACGCCCAGGCGGCCGGTGGTATCGCTGCGTTCGTCGACGCCGAGCACGCCCTCGACCCCGAGTACGCCCGCGCCATCGGCGTCGACACCGACGCCCTGCTCGTCAGCCAGCCCGACACGGGTGAGCAGGCGCTCGAGATCGCCGACATGCTGATCCGCTCCGGTGCGCTGGACATCATCGTCATCGACTCGGTGGCCGCCCTGGTGCCCCGTGCCGAGATCGAGGGCGAGATGGGTGACAGTCACGTCGGTCTCCAGGCCCGCCTCATGAGCCAGGCGCTGCGCAAGATCACCGGCGCCCTGAGCAATTCCGGCACGACGGCGATCTTCATCAACCAGCTGCGCGAGAAGGTCGGCGTCGTCTACGGCTCGCCGGAGGTCACCACCGGTGGCCGCGCACTGAAGTTCTACTCGTCGGTCCGGCTCGACGTCCGTCGGATCGAGACCCTCAAGCAGGGCACCGACGCGGTCGGCAGCCGGGTGCGGGTGAAGGTGGTCAAGAACAAGGTGGCCGCCCCGTTCAAGCAGGCCGAGCTCGACCTCCTCTGGGGGCAGGGCTTCAGTCGCGAGGGCGGCATCATCGACGCCGGCGTCGAGCAGGGCTTCGTGAAGAAGTCCGGCGCCTGGTACACCTACGACGGCGACCAGCTCGGCCAGGGCAAGGAGAACGTCCGGGCCTTCTTGCGGGACAACCCCGACCTCGCCGACGAGATCGAGAAGAAGGTCAAGGAGAAGCTCGGCATCGGCGCGACGCTCGACGCCCCGGCCGAGCCCGCCGCGCCCGTCGACTTCTGAGCCGGTCGGTGACCGGCCGACCAGCCACCCGCCGCTCCCGCCGTCCCTATGACACGGGGCGCGGCGGCTCCGACGGCGATCCCCTGAACCCGGATCCCGTTCCCGGGGCACCCGAGGACGACCTCGGCGACCCCGAGTCGGTGGCGCGCAGCATCTGCCTGCGCGCGCTGACCGGGGCGCCGAAGACCCGCGCCCAGCTGGCCGACCTGCTCGACAGGCGGGGTGTGCCCGAAGAGGCGGCGGAGGCGGTGCTCGACCGCTTCACCGAGGTGGGGCTCATCGACGACGCCGCGTTCGCCCGCGCCTGGGTGAGTTCGCGGCAGGCAGGCCGGGGGCTGGCGCGACGCGCGCTCAGCGCGGAGCTGCGGGCGAAGGGCGTGGAGCCCGAGGTCGCGGCGCTGGCGGTGGCGGCCGTCGACGACGACGACGAGCGCGCGGCCGCCCGCCGGTTGGTCGACCGCAAGCTCGGGTCCGTCCACCGGGTCGACCGCGCGACCGCCACCCGCCGGCTCATGGGCATGCTGGCCCGCAAGGGCTACAACGGCGGCCTGGCCGCGGCCGTCGTACGCGAGGCGCTGGACGCCGACGGTGCCGCACCGGGCGACGACGTCGACGACCTGTAGCCCGCAGCCAGGAGGCGGCAGCCTCGATCAGGTCGGGTCGGGGTCCCTCGGGCCCTGCCGCGGCCCGCTCTCCCCGTCGACCACGCTGTCTGCGTAGGGCGAGTGCCCCTTGCCGGCGTGCGCCTCCACCTGCAGGCGCTCGATGAGGTGCGGGTAGTGCGCCTCGAACGCCGGCCGTTCGGAGCGGATCTTGGGGATCTCGAGGAAGTTGTGCCGTGGCGGCGGTGACGAGGTGGCCCACTCCAGCGAGTTGCCGTGACCCCAGGGGTCGTCGCGCAGCGCCAGTTGGCCGTACCTCCACGAGTGCACGACGTTGTACAGGAACGGGACGATCGAGGCGCCGAGCACGAACGAGAAGATGGACGAGATCGAGTTCATCGTGGTGAATGCGTCGGTGCCCAGGTAGTCCACGTAGCGGCGGGGCATGCCCTCGTTGCCCAGCCAGTGCTGGATCAGGAACGTGCCGTGGAAGCCGATGAACGTCATCCAGAACTGCAGCTTGCCCAGCCGCTCGTCCATCATGCGGCCGCACAGCTTCGGGAACCAGAAGGCGATGCCGGCGTTGGCGGCGAACACCACGGTGCCGAAGACGACGTAGTGGAAGTGGGCGACGACGAAGTAGCTGTCGTTGAGGTGCCAGTCCAGCGGCGGGCTGGCCAGCAGGACGCCGGTCAGGCCGCCCAGCAGGAAGGTGACCATGAAGCCGACCGACCACAGCATCGGCGTCTCGAAGGTCAGCTGGCCGCGCCACATCGTGCCGATCCAGGAGGCGAACTTCAGGCCGGTCGGCACGGCGATCAGGTAGGTCAGGAAGGCGAAGAACGGCAGCAGGACGGCGCCGGTGGCGTACATGTGGTGCGCCCACACGGCGACGGAGAGGAAGCCGATGGCGATGGTGGCGCCGACCAGTCCCTTGTAGGCGAAGATCGGCTTGCGGCTGAAGACCGGGATGATCTCGGTGACGATGCCGAAGAACGGCAGCGCGATGATGTAGACCTCGGGGTGCCCGAAGAACCAGAACAGGTGCTGCCACAGCATCGGGCCGCCGTTCTCGTCGGAGTAGATGAGCGCTCCGAGGTGGCGGTCGGCCAGCATGCCGAAGATCGCGGCGGTCAGGATCGGGAAGGCGAAGAGCACCAGGACGCTGGTGATCAGCGTGTTCCAGGTGAAGATCGGCATCCGGAACATGGTCATCCCGGGCGCCCGGAGGCAGACGATCGTGGTGATGAAGTTGACCGCGCCGAGGATCGTGCCCAGGCCGCTGACGGCCAGGCCGGCGAACCACAGGTTGGCGCCGGCGCCCGGCGAGTGGACGCCGTTGGACAGCGGCGCGTAGGCGTACCAGCCGAAGTCCGCGGCACCGCCGGGAGTGAAGAAGCCGGACACCGCGATCAGGCTGCCGAAGAAGAACAGCCAGAACGACAGCGCGTTCAGCCGCGGGAAGGCGACGTCGGGGGAGCCGATCTGCAGCGGCATGATCAGGTTGCCGAACGCGAAGAACAGCGGCGTCGCGAACATCAGCAGCATGACCGTGCCGTGCATGGTGACCAGCTGGTTGTACTGCTCCGGCGAGAGGAACTGCAGCCCGGGACGGGCCAGCTCACCGCGCATCAGCATCGCCATCAGGCCGCCCGCGATGAAGTACACGAACGACGTGACCAGGTACATCAGGCCGATGGTCTTGTGATCGGTCGTGCGCAGCAGGTTGGACAGCCGCGAGCCCTTGGTGGTGACCTGGACCGGGCTGGGCCGGCTCACGATGGGCTGGGGCGCGATCGCGGTCATGCCGGCGCCTCCCCACCACCGTGGGCCGGCTCGGACGCGGCACCCGTGGGCGGCCGCCTCCGGACGTCGGAGCTGCGGGACATGGCGGCCCCCGGGTCGGGACGCGCGCTCGGCGCGCCTGCGGTCGACACGACGCTCGTGGTGCGAGCGGCACGCCCATGGTGGCGCAACTGCGCCCGAAGGGAAACCCGGAGCGCGGCGCCGCCCGGCTGCGGGAGCGGACCGGGGATCAGCCGGCGGTGACCCAGGCGGTGACGTCGACGGCGACGCCTTCGGACGCCTCCGGGTCGGCGACCACCCAGCGCTCGGACCGGTGCTGCCCCGAGCCGAACCAGCGGCGGATCTGCCGGTCGAAAGCGTGCCTGGAGGGCCGGGCGGGCGAGCCTGCCGGCCCGAGGAAGGTCAGGTCGGTCGTCGTGTCGTCGGCGTAGCGCAGCACGACCCGGCACCGGGCGCGACGGTGACGGGCGGGAGGCACCGCTTCCCGGACCACGGCGCTCTCCGCGCCTGCAGCCTCGGCGAACTCGGCCGCCGCCGAGCGCAGCCGGGCGACGAACTCCTGCGCGGGGTCGGTGTCCCCTGTCTCGCCGGCCGGCGCAGCGACCGCCGGCGTACGTTCCCGCGCACCCGGCTCCGGCTCGCCGTCGGAGAAGTCCACGATCCACCGCTGCGTCGGCGGCCCGCCGTCGTCCTCCGGCTCGTCGTCCTCGGCCACGTCGACGACGAAGCGCTCGGTGTCCGGACCGTCGTCCGCCTGCGGTACGGGCGGCTTGCCCTGGCGGTCGCGCTGTTCCGGCAGCTCCGTCTCGAACCGCTCGGTGACCGGTTCGTCGGCGTCCACGTCGCGCGGGGCGGCCGTCTGCTCGGCGCCGACCCGCGGA from Blastococcus sp. PRF04-17 encodes the following:
- a CDS encoding regulatory protein RecX, which gives rise to MTGRPATRRSRRPYDTGRGGSDGDPLNPDPVPGAPEDDLGDPESVARSICLRALTGAPKTRAQLADLLDRRGVPEEAAEAVLDRFTEVGLIDDAAFARAWVSSRQAGRGLARRALSAELRAKGVEPEVAALAVAAVDDDDERAAARRLVDRKLGSVHRVDRATATRRLMGMLARKGYNGGLAAAVVREALDADGAAPGDDVDDL
- a CDS encoding DUF3046 domain-containing protein; amino-acid sequence: MRLQDFRSRMDRQFGSMRAESLVRDHVFAALGGRTALEAIDAGLPVRAVWLAICEEYDVPKKER
- the ctaD gene encoding aa3-type cytochrome oxidase subunit I; translated protein: MTAIAPQPIVSRPSPVQVTTKGSRLSNLLRTTDHKTIGLMYLVTSFVYFIAGGLMAMLMRGELARPGLQFLSPEQYNQLVTMHGTVMLLMFATPLFFAFGNLIMPLQIGSPDVAFPRLNALSFWLFFFGSLIAVSGFFTPGGAADFGWYAYAPLSNGVHSPGAGANLWFAGLAVSGLGTILGAVNFITTIVCLRAPGMTMFRMPIFTWNTLITSVLVLFAFPILTAAIFGMLADRHLGALIYSDENGGPMLWQHLFWFFGHPEVYIIALPFFGIVTEIIPVFSRKPIFAYKGLVGATIAIGFLSVAVWAHHMYATGAVLLPFFAFLTYLIAVPTGLKFASWIGTMWRGQLTFETPMLWSVGFMVTFLLGGLTGVLLASPPLDWHLNDSYFVVAHFHYVVFGTVVFAANAGIAFWFPKLCGRMMDERLGKLQFWMTFIGFHGTFLIQHWLGNEGMPRRYVDYLGTDAFTTMNSISSIFSFVLGASIVPFLYNVVHSWRYGQLALRDDPWGHGNSLEWATSSPPPRHNFLEIPKIRSERPAFEAHYPHLIERLQVEAHAGKGHSPYADSVVDGESGPRQGPRDPDPT
- the recA gene encoding recombinase RecA encodes the protein MATLDRDKALDMALAQIDKQFGKGSVMRLGDNAAQPIKVIPTGSIALDIALGIGGLPRGRVIEVYGPESSGKTTVALHAVANAQAAGGIAAFVDAEHALDPEYARAIGVDTDALLVSQPDTGEQALEIADMLIRSGALDIIVIDSVAALVPRAEIEGEMGDSHVGLQARLMSQALRKITGALSNSGTTAIFINQLREKVGVVYGSPEVTTGGRALKFYSSVRLDVRRIETLKQGTDAVGSRVRVKVVKNKVAAPFKQAELDLLWGQGFSREGGIIDAGVEQGFVKKSGAWYTYDGDQLGQGKENVRAFLRDNPDLADEIEKKVKEKLGIGATLDAPAEPAAPVDF
- a CDS encoding glycoside hydrolase family 16 protein, with product MDIVDPRRRTGYVLEREDDFAGPDLDRSLWFPHHLPQWSSRDQAAARYRLDAGLLRLVVEADQPPWCPEFDGGTRVSSLQTGVFSGPAGSVVGQHRFTASAVVREPQDEQRLFVPQYGFFEMRARVGDDPNGMAALWMIGFEDRPERSAEICVFEIFGRDVAPGRSGVGMGVHPFGAPTLTDRFSRPVLPIDARDFHVYAVEWAPGHVAFFVDAAVITVVEQSPAYPMQFMLGTYAFPADDGSPPPGPYPKEFVVDSFRAYRRTDP
- a CDS encoding MFS transporter, translating into MLPPPTPPATDVDAVAVQRRTVGVLSAGVALGGLGVTVGITVGGLLARDVAGTDSAAGLGTTAGVLGAAFLAVPLARISDRGGRRAGLAAGYAVAVLGALVTVVAAALSSLPLLLVGLFGFGAATACGLQARYAAADLASPERRGRDLSLVVWATTVGSVLGPNLAGPGADLGRWLGLPPLGGAFVVPAAVLAVVAGGLLLLLRPDPLLLARRLGGVATGPRPRRATGAALRSVWASPPGRLGLTSVVVSHSVMVGVMVMTPVHMGHAGGAEGTTLRLIGLVISVHVAGMYLFSPLVGVLADRVGRRATVAIGGGLLLAAAALSGTASSGAALQLGVGLFLLGLGWSCGLIAGSTLVTESVSAAERPTAQGGTDLLMGLGAAVAGVVGGPLLAVGGFGLVTGVSAALVLPLVAVWVRGPSGRGSS